Genomic DNA from Parvivirga hydrogeniphila:
GTCCTCGATCGGCCGGACTGAGACGCCGGCCTCTTCGAGCACCTTCGCGGTGCCGCCGGTGGAGACCACCTCGACGCCGAACTCGTCCGCGAGCGTTCGCGCGAGCTCCACCACGCCGGTCTTGTCCGTCACCGAGATGAGCGCGCGCCTGACCTTCACGAGATCCATGCCCCTGCCGCCCTTCGTCCGTCTGCCGTGTGCGCCTATTGTGCCAAACGGCCCCGGCGCGTGCACCGGGGCCGTCGCTGTTCTCGACTTCGACGCGCTACTGGTCGAGCAGCTGCTTCCACGCGCCTCCCTCGACGCGATACGCCGAGATCACCTGGTTGCGCGTGTCGCCGTTCTCGTCGAACGAGGTCGTGCCCGTCACGCCGTCGTAGGTGATGCCACGGACGGCCTTCGCGACCGCACCGCGATCGGCGCCGGCCTGGAGCACCGCTTCGATGATGATCCAGGCCGAGTCGTACGCGTACGAGTCGTACGCCTCCGGGTCCTCGCCGTACCGCTTGTTGTACGCGGCTTTGAACTCCACGCCCTTCGGCTGCTGCTCGAGCGGCAGCCCGAGGCTCGTGCAGATGTCGCCTTCGGCGTTCTCCGGCCTGGCGATCGAGATGTACTCGGCCGAATACAGCATGTCGCCGCCGATGACGGGCACCTTCAGGCCGCTCTCCTTCGCTTGCTTGGACAGCAGCGCGCCTTCGGTGTGCGCGCCGCCATAGTAGATCGCCTCGGGCCTCGTCGACTTGATGCGCGTGACGAGCGCGGAGAAGTCGACGTCTTTGGCCTGCACCTTCTCCTGCACTACCACCGTGCCGCCCTTGGCCGCGAACCGCTTCACGAACTCAGCAGCAAGCCCGCTCCCGTACGGCGTCGAGTCATCGAGCACGGCCACTTTGCGGATGCCGAGCTTGTCGTACACGAGGTCGGCAGCGAATGAGCCCTGCGTGTCGTCCTTCGCGACGATGCGGTTGACGACGTCGAATCCCTGCGCCGTGAGCTGAGGATTCGACGAGACCGATACCATCGCGAGCCCGGCCTGCTGGTAGACGGCCGATGCCGGGATCGAGCACCCGGAGTTGAAGTGGCCGACCACGCCCACCACCGCCGGATCGCCTGCGAGCAGCGTCGCGACGTTCACGGCCTGCTTCGGGTCTCCCTGGTCGTCTTGCGCGGACAGCTCGAAGCGGACGCCCGCCTGCTTGACCCGGTCGCTCGCGTTGGCCTCGTCGATGGCCATCTGCACCGCGCGCTGCATGCCGCGGCCGTACACCGCGTTGTCGCCCGTGAGCGGCGCTGCGAACCCGATCTTCACCGTCTTCGCCTGCTCGCTCGTCGGCTCCTCGCTGCTCCGCGAACCGCAGCCCACGGCAGCGACCGCGAGCAGCGCGGTGGCCGTCACGACCGCCAACCCCTTCCACGCTCGTGTCATAGCGCAGCCTCCCAGTCACATCGTTCCGCATACACAACGAGCGCTCTCGCGTCTGCGTGAGCGTTCCCCGCGGGATGATACCAGACGGACGCGATCCGCCGCCCTCGTCTTGCGGCCGCCCTGCGCCAGCGGAGCGCCCCCTGCGTCACCGCGTCGCGATCTGCAGCTGCATGCGCTTCGAGAGCGACCGCGCGAGCGCCCCCAGCGCCACGGTGATGCCGAGCGCGACGCCGATCTCGGACGCCACCTCGGACAGGTGGCCCCCCAGCACCGCGACGCGCCAGATGGGGTCGATGATCCAGTACAGCGGGAACAGCCTGGCGATCCACTGCGGCCAGTCCGGGAACAGGTAGAAGGCCACCGGCGCGAACAGGAAGATGCCGGAGCCCTTCACGATGCCGAAGAGCATCTGCGAATCGGAGGCGAGCGCGCCCACGACGATGCCGAGCGCAGAGGTGAGCATCGCTGCCACTGCGACAACGACGAGGACTTCCGGCCAGTTCGAGCCGAGCGCGCGGTTCAGCACGAGGGTCACGACCGACATTGCGCTCGCAAGGACCACGCCGAGCGTCCACTTCGCCACGAGGACGTCGGTCGTCCTCGCCGGCGTCACCAGAAGCGCTTTGAGCGTTCCTTGCTCCTTCTCCTCCACGAGGCTGGAACTCGGGACGAACAGCCCCGCCATCACGAGCGCGTAGAACACGATGAGCGGCACCAGCCTCACCGAAATGGGCAGACCCGCCTCGCCGACGCTTTCCACACGCACCTCGACCGGCGGACGCGCGCCTTGGAGCGTGCGCAGCAGATCGATCGTCGTCACCGCGAGCACGATGCGGTTGGCCGCGTAGCTCTCGCCGCTCATCCAGAAGGTGAGCGTCGGCCGCGCGCCCGCCTTCACGGCCTCGTCGAAGCCGCGCGGAAGCACAAGGCCGGCATCCACGTCGTTCGCCTCCACCGCCTCGCGCAGTGCCTCGGGGTCCTCGAAGACCCGCACCCGGATGCCATCTGCGGCTTGCACGGCACGCACGACCTGGGACGACCCGTGGTCGACGATGCCAAGCCGGGGCTTCGGCTGGAACAGCGAGCCGAACGCCACCTGCAGCACGAGCGTGATCGCGAGCGGCAGCACGAGCGCCCACAGGAACACGGGCGAGCGCGTCCCTGAGGCGAAGTCCTTCTTGAGGATCGTGGCCGTCAGCCGCGGACTCATAGCGATGCCACCTTCCGTCTCAGCGCTACGACCCCGGCGCCGAACAGGACGGCGAGCCACGCGAGGGCGTACACGAGCGACCCGGCCGCCTCGCGCCATCCGCCTCCGTAGACCGTGGCCTTCACGAGCACGTCGATGATGGGGAACGTCGGCAAGACGCGCACCCAGGGAGCGACGGACCCTGGGAACAGCACCGCGAACGCCGGTATGAGCAGGGGCACAGTGAACAGCATCGCGTAGAAGAGCTGCCCGATGAAGTCCTTGCCTGCAGCGCCGACGATGAGCGCGATCCCCGTGAACATCACGGCGCCGATAGCGAGCACCGCCAGCACGACCGACCAGCTCGACGCCGTCAGCCCGCCGATGAGCGCGAGCACGATCAGGGCCTGCGTGAACGACACGAGCGTGCCGAAGATGGTCTTTGCGGCGATGAAGTCGGAGACTTTCGCGGGCGTGACGAGCACCGCGGTCACGGTTCTCTCAAGCACCTCGGTGGAGACGAGCGAGGCCATCGAGAACGTCTCCATCATCAACACCACGAACAGGAGCATCGGGCGCATCTTCTCGCGAAGCGAGACCTGGTCGCCCAGCCGGTCGGTCCCGAGCACGACGTCTTTCTCGTCCGGGAACCGCACCGGCAGCTCATCGCCTGCGATCTCGAACGCGGCCTCCCGCACGAAGCTCGTCACAGCCTGCCTGAGCTCGGGCGGAGCGGAAGCGTGCGTGTAGACCGTCACCTCGATCCCGCGTGCGCCCGCAACAAGGTCGGCGAGAAAACGCTCCGGGAACGCGACGCCGACCTGCACGTCCACGCGCTCGGCGCCCCGCGGCCGCTTCTCGCCAGCCGTCGTGTCAACAAAGACGAGCGTGCCGTCGGAAGCGCGCCACACCTCGAGCGACCCCTCGATCGCCGCCCGCATCTTCGCCGCGTCATCGAACTCGACGAGCAGCAGCCCCTTTTGGTTCGTCAGGTCCGCCTGGCGAATCCGCGCGATGTCCGCCTCTGAGGCGCCGAGCGCTCGGAGCGCCTCGGTAGAGCCTTCAAGCAGCCGCTCGACCGGCGGGCAGATCGCCAGCACGAGCTCCTCGTCCACGCGGTCCGGCATCGCGCGGAACAGCAGCGGAGCAGCGATGAGCACCACGAGGGTGAGCGCGAGGTAGACGGTGTCCCGCGCGTACGCGACGAGCTCCTTCTTGAGCAGCGCAAACACGATCGCCACCCGTGAGACCGTGCGCCTCATCCCGCAAGCCCCCTGCCCGTCAGCCTGATGAAGATCTGCTCAAGCGTGGCCTCCTCTGTGTGGATGGTGAGCAAGTCGGGCGATGCGGCGAGCTCGGCCAGCCGCGCCGACGCTTCGCTGTCGCCGAGCGGCAGCACCTCCTCGCGCACGCCCTCGCCATCGCGCAGCCGTACGCGAACCGCTCGCGTGCCGTGCTTCAGCTTGAGGTTCTCAGGCGTGTCGAGCGCAACGATGCGGCCTTCGTTCATGAACGCGACACGGTCCGAGAGCTCGTCGGCCTCGAACATATCGTGCGTCGTGAGCAACACCGCCGCACCGCGCTCCGCTTCCTCCTTGATGGTGGCACGGATCGCAGCGGCGGTCACCGGATCGAGCCCGTCGGTCGGCTCGTCCAAGAAGAGCACATCCGGGCGGTTGATGAACGCGCGAGCGATCATCATCCGTTGCCGCATGCCTTTCGAGAACGTCTTGACGCGGTCGTTCGCGCGGTCTGCAAGCCCGACGCGCCGGAGCGCGCCGTCGATGTCGGCGTCTTTCACGCCAAAGAGCGCCGCAAAGAACGCAAGGTTCTCGCGCGCAGTCATGTTCAAGTAGAGGTTCTTCTCCTCGAAACAGACGCCGATGCGTGCCTGCAGGCCGGGGTCGTCAAGCCCCACGTCAGTGCCGAGCACGGTCGCTGTCCCGCCCTGCGGCGGCAGCAGCCCGATGAGCATCTTGATCGTCGTCGACTTGCCCGCACCGTTCGGACCGAGGAAGCCGAGGATCTCACCGGGCATCACCTCGAACGAGATGCCTTTGACCGCCTGGATCTCCCCGTACGAGAACCGCAGGTCCTCGACGGCGATGGCAGGTCCACGAACCTCAGACATGCTGTGACCCCCGTCCGACACGAGGCGGCCGTCCAGCGCGCCTCACGACAATACCTTTTATCTTACCCGCGCCGGGGAAGCCAGAACCGGTCGAGCTCCGCTTGGATGGCGCACGCGAGCGAACGCTCGCCGCGGCGATCGGCGCGGGCGCCGCCGAACGCGTTCAGGTACACCACCTCGTCGGCCTCCTCAAGCTGCGCGAGCGACAACGGCGCCTGACGGATGCTGACGCCGAGGCGGGCGGCGTGGTCCAGGGCCCA
This window encodes:
- a CDS encoding branched-chain amino acid ABC transporter substrate-binding protein, producing the protein MTRAWKGLAVVTATALLAVAAVGCGSRSSEEPTSEQAKTVKIGFAAPLTGDNAVYGRGMQRAVQMAIDEANASDRVKQAGVRFELSAQDDQGDPKQAVNVATLLAGDPAVVGVVGHFNSGCSIPASAVYQQAGLAMVSVSSNPQLTAQGFDVVNRIVAKDDTQGSFAADLVYDKLGIRKVAVLDDSTPYGSGLAAEFVKRFAAKGGTVVVQEKVQAKDVDFSALVTRIKSTRPEAIYYGGAHTEGALLSKQAKESGLKVPVIGGDMLYSAEYISIARPENAEGDICTSLGLPLEQQPKGVEFKAAYNKRYGEDPEAYDSYAYDSAWIIIEAVLQAGADRGAVAKAVRGITYDGVTGTTSFDENGDTRNQVISAYRVEGGAWKQLLDQ
- a CDS encoding ABC transporter permease — its product is MSPRLTATILKKDFASGTRSPVFLWALVLPLAITLVLQVAFGSLFQPKPRLGIVDHGSSQVVRAVQAADGIRVRVFEDPEALREAVEANDVDAGLVLPRGFDEAVKAGARPTLTFWMSGESYAANRIVLAVTTIDLLRTLQGARPPVEVRVESVGEAGLPISVRLVPLIVFYALVMAGLFVPSSSLVEEKEQGTLKALLVTPARTTDVLVAKWTLGVVLASAMSVVTLVLNRALGSNWPEVLVVVAVAAMLTSALGIVVGALASDSQMLFGIVKGSGIFLFAPVAFYLFPDWPQWIARLFPLYWIIDPIWRVAVLGGHLSEVASEIGVALGITVALGALARSLSKRMQLQIATR
- a CDS encoding ABC transporter ATP-binding protein, which encodes MSEVRGPAIAVEDLRFSYGEIQAVKGISFEVMPGEILGFLGPNGAGKSTTIKMLIGLLPPQGGTATVLGTDVGLDDPGLQARIGVCFEEKNLYLNMTARENLAFFAALFGVKDADIDGALRRVGLADRANDRVKTFSKGMRQRMMIARAFINRPDVLFLDEPTDGLDPVTAAAIRATIKEEAERGAAVLLTTHDMFEADELSDRVAFMNEGRIVALDTPENLKLKHGTRAVRVRLRDGEGVREEVLPLGDSEASARLAELAASPDLLTIHTEEATLEQIFIRLTGRGLAG
- a CDS encoding ABC transporter permease, whose protein sequence is MRRTVSRVAIVFALLKKELVAYARDTVYLALTLVVLIAAPLLFRAMPDRVDEELVLAICPPVERLLEGSTEALRALGASEADIARIRQADLTNQKGLLLVEFDDAAKMRAAIEGSLEVWRASDGTLVFVDTTAGEKRPRGAERVDVQVGVAFPERFLADLVAGARGIEVTVYTHASAPPELRQAVTSFVREAAFEIAGDELPVRFPDEKDVVLGTDRLGDQVSLREKMRPMLLFVVLMMETFSMASLVSTEVLERTVTAVLVTPAKVSDFIAAKTIFGTLVSFTQALIVLALIGGLTASSWSVVLAVLAIGAVMFTGIALIVGAAGKDFIGQLFYAMLFTVPLLIPAFAVLFPGSVAPWVRVLPTFPIIDVLVKATVYGGGWREAAGSLVYALAWLAVLFGAGVVALRRKVASL